One genomic window of Vulpes vulpes isolate BD-2025 chromosome 11, VulVul3, whole genome shotgun sequence includes the following:
- the LOC112910860 gene encoding olfactory receptor 56B34-like: protein MDITLGITNSSRLQVPEFILLGLPGIHEWQHWLSLPLALLYILALCANILILITIQREPSLHQPMYWFLGILAIVDIGLATTIIPKILAILWFDAKAISLPECFAQIYAIHSFMGMESGIFLCMAVDRYVAISYPLRYPSILTEAFVIKVTLSMVLRNGLLTLPVPVLAAQRHYCSRNEIDHCLCSNLGVTSLACDDITINRFYQLALVWVMVGGDMGLVFASYALIIRSVLRLNSAKATSKALSTCSSHLILILFFYTAIIVVSVTQLAGRNVPLIPALFNVLHSIMPPAFNPMVYALRTQELRVGFQRVLGLDDNVSRK from the coding sequence ATGGATATCACCCTGGGTATAACCAATAGCTCCAGGCTTCAAGTACCTGAGTTCATCCTCCTGGGGCTCCCAGGCATTCATGAGTGGCAGCACTggctctctctgcccctggctCTGCTCTACATCTTAGCTCTTTGTGCTAACATCCTCATCTTAATCACCATCCAACGTGAGCCTTCCCTGCACCAGCCCATGTATTGGTTCCTTGGTATCTTGGCTATAGTAGACATTGGCCTAGCTACCACTATCATACCCAAGATCCTGGCTATTCTCTGGTTTGATGCCAAGGCCATCAGCCTCCCTGAGTGCTTTGCTCAGATCTATGCCATCCACTCTTTTATGGGCATGGAGTCAGGCATCTTCCTCTGCATGGCTGTCGATAGATATGTAGCCATTTCCTACCCCCTTCGGTACCCCTCCATACTCACTGAGGCTTTTGTGATCAAAGTCACATTGTCCATGGTGCTCAGGAATGGCCTGTTGACCCTCCCAGTGCCTGTATTGGCTGCCCAGAGACACTACTGCTCCAGGAATGAAATTGACCACTGTCTATGCTCTAATTTGGGGGTCACTAGTCTGGCCTGTGATGACATCACTATTAACAGATTTTACCAGTTGGCCTTGGTATGGGTTATGGTTGGGGGTGACATGGGTCTGGTCTTTGCTTCCTATGCTTTGATTATTCGCTCAGTGCTGAGGCTGAACTCTGCTAAAGCAACATCAAAGGCCCTGAGTACCTGCAGCTCCCATCTCatcctcattctctttttctacaCGGCTATTATTGTGGTGTCTGTCACCCAGCTGGCAGGAAGAAACGTCCCCCTTATCCCTGCTCTCTTCAATGTGCTGCACAGTATCATGCCCCCAGCCTTTAACCCCATGGTTTATGCCCTCCGGACCCAGGAGCTGAGAGTGGGCTTCCAGAGGGTGCTTGGTTTGGATGATAATGTGTCCAGGAAGTGA